In Rutidosis leptorrhynchoides isolate AG116_Rl617_1_P2 chromosome 2, CSIRO_AGI_Rlap_v1, whole genome shotgun sequence, one genomic interval encodes:
- the LOC139888392 gene encoding uncharacterized protein → MTYVDSQLVASQMNDSFKVRDTSIQKYLELAKSLVKNIVAFEIKQIHRNRNKKADALSKHASLIYDHFTIKVMGEVLERKSIDEDTLITIITEEDCWMTPFTRYLTDGTLPEDKLQARRIRMRVPMYHFKDGILYRKSFTEPYLRCIGAMQAKEIIQEIHEGACSTHSGYGTIVSLIKIMGYFWPHMYRDTYNLIVNCEACQIHTPVNRSPRRNMVPIHAAWPFCKWGINIAGPFPGGVGNVKFPVIAIDYFKKWVEAKPVSTIIGRKILTFVWEDIVCHFGLPREIVSDKGTQFAHNPFKYWCIDTDIQQSFTFVAYPLANGQVEVTNSDIVAGIKARLGKHRQGWVDELQHVLWAHRTTPKDSTNKTPFSLVYGTEAIILVEVRVPTKRITMFDEQKPRHS, encoded by the coding sequence ATGACTTATGTTGACTCACAACTAGTAGCAAGCCAGATGAATGATAGTTTCAAAGTAAGAGACACATCAATTCAAAAGTACCTAGAGCTCGCAAAATCGCTAGTCAAAAACATCGTAGCATTTGAAATCAAACAAATACACCGTAATCGCAACAAGAAAGCAGATGCTTTAAGCAAACATGCCTCCCTGATATACGATCACTTCACCATAAAGGTCATGGGGGAGGTACTGGAAAGAAAGTCAATCGACGAAGATACCCTCATTACAATAATCACAGAAGAAGATTGTTGGATGACACCTTTCACACGATACCTCACCGATGGTACCCTCCCGGAAGATAAACTACAAGCTCGTAGGATCCGGATGCGTGTACCAATGTATCACTTCAAAGATGGCATCCTGTATAGAAAGTCATTTACTGAGCCATATTTGAGATGCATTGGAGCAATGCAGGCAAAAGAAATCATACAAGAAATCCACGAAGGAGCCTGCTCGACACACTCTGGCTATGGAACAATAGTCAGCTTGATCAAAATAATGGGTTATTTCTGGCCACACATGTACCGGGACACATACAATTTGATCGTGAACTGCGAGGCATGCCAAATACATACCCCCGTCAACAGATCCCCTCGACGTAACATGGTCCCAATACACGCTgcttggccattctgcaaatgggggaTCAACATTGCCGGTCCATTCCCAGGGGGTGTTGGGAACGTTAAGTTCCCAGTCATCGCAATTGATTATTTTAAAAAGTGGGTCGAAGCAAAACCGGTAAGCACGATTATCGGAAGAAAAATCCTAACCTTCGTATGGGAGGATATCGTTTGTCATTTCGGCTTACCACGCGAAATAGTCAGTGATAAAGGAACACAATTCGCACACAATCCATTTAAATATTGGTGCATAGACACGGATATTCAACAATCGTTCACTTTCGTGGCATATCCACTGGCCAACGGACAGGTCGAGGTAACTAACAGTGACATCGTTGCCGGAATAAAGGCTAGACTAGGTAAACACCGACAAGGATGGGTGGATGAACTCCAACACGTACTATGGGCACACCGGACAACACCAAAAGATAGTACAAACAAAACTCCATTCAGTCTGGTATACGGCACTGAAGCGATTATCCTGGTTGAAGTGCGTGTCCCGACCAAAAGAATAACAATGTTTGATGAACAGAAACCTAGACACTCTTGA